In a genomic window of Algoriphagus halophilus:
- a CDS encoding bifunctional aldolase/short-chain dehydrogenase gives MTTNTKEFKHVSFLWDDKKAAALEGNEVDLLIYRSNILGADLRITNYGGGNTSCKTFEKDPLTKESVEIMWVKGSGGDIGTLTKAGLAGLYVDKLRALQGIYRGIEFEDEMVGLFNHCIYDLDSKAPSIDTPLHAFLPFKHIDHLHPDAAIAIAASKEGEKITQELWNGQIAWVPWQKPGFDLGLQLQQTLEDNPGIRGIMLGGHGLFTWGDTSFECYINSLEVIETASAYLEANYGKNRPVFGGQKVTSLPAEQRASQAALLAPVLRGLASSEKKMVGTFSDTEVVLQFINSNDLNKLAPMGTSCPDHFLRTKISPLVLDIPADVDLSDPASLKAELEVEFQKYREMYADYYEKHKHPNSPAMRDPNPVIILWPGVGLFSFAKDKQTSRVASEFYINAINVMRGAEAVSSYVSLPLQEAFNIEYWLLEEAKLQRMPKEKPLSRRIALITGSAGGIGKGIAERYLQEGACVVVTDINAERLAQTEAEMQKKYGKDVFLGVTLDVTDTESLKKAMQEICLKFGGLDIIVNNAGISISKPLEEHTEEDWNKLLDILVKGQFEVSQQGVKILKQQGLGGDIVNIVSKNALVAGPKNVAYGTAKAAQLHMSRLMAAELGEDKIRVNVVNPDAVIENSNIWEGGWAENRAKAYGIEVKDLPAYYANRTLLKEAVKTSDIADAAFAFVSGMLNKSTGNMINVDGGLAPAFPR, from the coding sequence ATGACTACGAATACAAAAGAATTCAAGCATGTCAGCTTTTTATGGGATGATAAAAAGGCTGCCGCTTTGGAAGGAAACGAAGTTGACCTATTAATTTATAGATCCAATATCCTGGGTGCCGACCTCCGCATCACCAACTACGGTGGGGGCAATACCAGTTGCAAAACTTTTGAAAAAGATCCGCTGACCAAGGAGTCTGTGGAAATCATGTGGGTCAAAGGATCCGGCGGGGACATCGGAACACTCACCAAGGCCGGACTGGCCGGTCTATATGTCGACAAACTCCGGGCACTGCAGGGAATCTACAGGGGCATTGAGTTTGAAGACGAAATGGTGGGCCTTTTCAACCACTGTATCTACGATCTGGACTCCAAAGCACCTTCCATCGACACCCCTTTGCATGCTTTTTTACCTTTCAAACACATTGACCACCTCCATCCTGATGCAGCCATTGCCATTGCCGCTTCCAAGGAAGGTGAGAAGATCACCCAGGAACTCTGGAACGGACAGATCGCCTGGGTACCTTGGCAGAAGCCGGGATTCGATCTGGGACTCCAGTTGCAGCAGACCTTGGAGGACAATCCCGGGATCCGGGGAATCATGCTCGGTGGACATGGGCTCTTCACCTGGGGAGACACGTCTTTTGAGTGTTATATCAACAGCTTGGAAGTCATCGAAACCGCCTCGGCTTACCTGGAGGCCAATTACGGTAAAAACAGACCGGTATTCGGTGGACAGAAAGTCACATCGCTTCCTGCCGAGCAGCGCGCCTCACAGGCTGCCTTGCTGGCTCCAGTGCTTCGTGGACTGGCTTCCTCCGAAAAGAAAATGGTCGGTACCTTCTCCGATACCGAGGTAGTACTGCAGTTCATCAATTCCAACGACCTGAACAAACTTGCACCCATGGGCACCTCCTGTCCGGATCACTTCCTCCGTACCAAGATATCCCCTTTGGTGCTCGACATCCCCGCAGATGTGGACCTTTCCGATCCCGCTTCTTTGAAGGCTGAACTGGAAGTCGAATTCCAGAAGTACCGGGAGATGTATGCCGATTACTATGAAAAACATAAGCATCCCAATTCCCCTGCCATGCGTGACCCCAACCCGGTCATCATTCTGTGGCCGGGTGTAGGTCTTTTCTCCTTTGCCAAGGACAAGCAGACTTCCAGGGTAGCTTCCGAATTCTATATCAACGCCATCAACGTAATGAGAGGGGCAGAGGCCGTTTCCTCTTATGTTTCCCTTCCCCTTCAGGAAGCATTCAACATCGAATACTGGTTGCTTGAAGAGGCCAAGCTTCAGCGCATGCCTAAAGAAAAACCCCTATCCAGAAGGATCGCTTTGATCACAGGGAGTGCAGGGGGAATCGGCAAAGGCATTGCCGAACGATATTTACAGGAAGGAGCCTGTGTGGTGGTCACCGACATCAATGCGGAAAGACTTGCACAGACCGAAGCGGAAATGCAGAAAAAATACGGAAAGGATGTATTCCTGGGAGTTACCCTGGATGTCACCGATACCGAAAGCCTCAAAAAAGCCATGCAGGAAATCTGCCTGAAGTTCGGCGGACTGGACATCATCGTCAACAATGCAGGGATCTCCATCTCCAAGCCTTTGGAAGAACATACCGAGGAGGACTGGAACAAACTGCTGGACATCCTGGTCAAGGGACAGTTTGAGGTGTCCCAGCAGGGAGTCAAGATCCTCAAGCAGCAGGGACTCGGTGGGGACATCGTCAATATCGTCAGCAAGAATGCTTTGGTGGCAGGGCCTAAAAATGTGGCTTATGGCACCGCAAAGGCAGCACAGCTGCACATGTCCAGATTGATGGCAGCCGAACTCGGTGAGGACAAGATCCGCGTCAATGTGGTCAACCCGGATGCAGTCATCGAAAACTCTAACATCTGGGAAGGTGGATGGGCCGAAAACCGGGCAAAGGCCTATGGAATTGAAGTGAAGGACCTTCCTGCTTATTATGCCAACAGAACCTTACTCAAAGAAGCCGTGAAAACATCCGACATCGCTGATGCAGCTTTTGCTTTCGTTTCCGGAATGCTCAATAAATCAACCGGAAACATGATCAACGTGGACGGTGGATTGGCGCCGGCTTTTCCTAGATAG
- a CDS encoding (Fe-S)-binding protein, whose protein sequence is MEVALFIPCYIDQFYPHVGKATLELLEKLGCIVTYPMDQTCCGQPMANSGFERDTEGTTRQFLETFKGFDYIVAPSGSCVLHIKEHQPKMGDLSKVQKEVQSKIFELSEFLTDVLKVGTIKGSFPHRIGFHSSCHGQRGLRLSSSSELNETPFSKAMDLFAGIEDLEVVNLTRKDECCGFGGTFAVSEEALSVQMGKDRLSDHLEHQVEIICGGDTSCLMHLQGIAERNHKPVKFMHLAEILNQAIS, encoded by the coding sequence ATGGAAGTTGCCCTTTTTATACCTTGTTACATTGACCAGTTCTATCCACACGTAGGAAAGGCTACTTTAGAATTATTGGAAAAATTGGGGTGTATTGTCACCTATCCAATGGATCAAACTTGTTGTGGGCAGCCAATGGCCAATTCAGGATTTGAGAGAGATACCGAAGGTACAACAAGGCAGTTTCTAGAGACCTTTAAGGGGTTTGATTACATCGTGGCTCCTTCTGGAAGTTGTGTGCTACATATCAAAGAACACCAACCCAAAATGGGGGATTTAAGTAAAGTCCAAAAGGAGGTTCAATCCAAAATTTTTGAATTAAGTGAGTTTCTCACTGATGTATTAAAAGTAGGCACCATCAAAGGATCTTTCCCTCACCGAATAGGTTTTCATTCCTCTTGCCATGGGCAAAGAGGATTAAGGTTAAGTTCCTCCTCTGAATTGAATGAAACTCCATTTAGCAAAGCAATGGACCTATTTGCAGGAATTGAAGATCTGGAAGTAGTCAATCTTACCAGAAAAGATGAATGCTGTGGTTTTGGCGGAACCTTTGCCGTCTCCGAAGAAGCATTGTCTGTTCAAATGGGAAAAGATAGGCTTTCGGATCATTTGGAACATCAAGTAGAAATCATTTGCGGAGGAGACACCTCTTGTTTGATGCATTTACAAGGAATCGCAGAAAGAAATCATAAACCTGTCAAGTTTATGCATTTGGCAGAAATTTTAAATCAAGCCATCTCATGA
- a CDS encoding lactate utilization protein B, giving the protein MSHPSQAANFLKDEKRAHWHDETLWFVREKRDLASKNIPEWEELRNLASGIKNHVLSKLDVYLEELEEKATANGIKVHWAKDAKEHNEIVLSILKEKKCKAIVKSKSILTEECHLNPYLEEHGVEVVDTDLGERIVQFLKQPPSHIVLPAIHLKKGDISEIFHEKLHTEKGNEDPVYLTHAARQHLRDKFMSAKVAVTGVNFAIPETGEFVVCTNEGNADMGVHLADVHIACMGIEKIIPRRADLGIFLRLLARSATGQSITNYNSHFRSPAPGKEIHLILVDNGRTKQLAREKFKNSLKCIRCGACMNTCPIYRRSGGYSYGSTVPGPIGSILSPGIDVKKYSTLPFASTLCGSCSDVCPVKINIHEQLYEWRQEITKAQGWTAKGMSMKMANGIFKSPLAYKISGKLLRSTLKTLPNSVIYNPLNAWGKNRDLPEVPKESFKEWYQKNRS; this is encoded by the coding sequence ATGAGCCATCCAAGTCAAGCCGCAAATTTCTTGAAGGACGAAAAAAGAGCCCATTGGCATGATGAAACTCTTTGGTTTGTCCGTGAGAAAAGAGATCTCGCAAGCAAAAATATCCCTGAATGGGAGGAGCTTAGAAACCTTGCATCCGGAATCAAAAACCATGTTTTGTCCAAATTAGATGTCTATTTGGAGGAACTTGAAGAAAAAGCAACTGCCAATGGTATTAAAGTTCATTGGGCTAAAGATGCAAAGGAACATAATGAGATTGTTTTGAGCATTTTGAAAGAAAAGAAATGCAAGGCAATCGTCAAAAGTAAATCCATATTGACTGAGGAATGCCACCTCAACCCCTATTTGGAAGAACATGGGGTAGAAGTGGTGGATACTGACCTTGGAGAACGGATTGTTCAGTTTTTAAAGCAACCTCCAAGCCATATTGTCCTCCCGGCCATTCACTTAAAAAAGGGGGATATCTCTGAAATTTTCCATGAGAAACTCCATACAGAGAAAGGAAATGAGGATCCTGTATATTTAACTCATGCAGCCAGACAGCATTTAAGAGACAAGTTTATGTCGGCTAAAGTGGCTGTCACTGGAGTGAATTTTGCCATTCCTGAAACTGGGGAGTTTGTAGTCTGTACCAATGAAGGAAATGCAGACATGGGAGTTCATTTAGCAGATGTGCATATTGCCTGTATGGGAATTGAAAAAATCATCCCAAGAAGAGCAGATTTAGGTATTTTCTTGAGATTATTAGCCAGATCTGCTACTGGACAATCAATCACCAATTATAATTCTCACTTTAGAAGTCCAGCTCCAGGCAAGGAAATCCATTTGATTTTAGTGGACAATGGAAGAACCAAACAACTGGCTCGGGAGAAATTTAAAAATTCATTAAAGTGCATTCGATGTGGAGCCTGTATGAATACATGTCCCATTTACAGAAGAAGTGGGGGGTATAGTTACGGCAGTACGGTACCTGGTCCTATTGGGTCTATACTTTCGCCGGGAATTGATGTAAAAAAATACAGTACATTACCTTTTGCCTCCACCTTATGTGGAAGCTGTTCGGATGTCTGCCCAGTGAAAATCAACATTCATGAGCAATTGTATGAATGGAGGCAAGAAATCACCAAAGCTCAGGGTTGGACCGCTAAAGGAATGTCTATGAAAATGGCCAATGGCATATTTAAAAGTCCTTTGGCTTACAAAATATCAGGAAAATTGCTTCGATCCACGTTGAAAACCCTTCCAAATTCAGTGATCTATAATCCTCTGAATGCCTGGGGAAAAAACCGGGATCTACCTGAAGTCCCCAAAGAATCATTTAAAGAATGGTATCAAAAAAACAGATCATGA
- a CDS encoding GntR family transcriptional regulator, whose product MLVDKSERILTDSRTPKYLQVVNLILDEIEKGKLNIGDRIPSINETSFDFLLSRDTVEKAYNELKDRGIITSVRGKGFYVSSTNVENKLKVLLLFNKLSSYKKIIYYSIIETLGDNATVDMHIHHYNVNLLEDLLHQSMGKYNYYVVAPHFFDKDTHPVTGYELLKKIPKDRMLIMDRAVKGHENEFPGIFQDFAKDIFAALESGLSHLRKYKRMILVFPKGDMYPVEIVDGFKRFCFFHDFENLILDGIDDEPLYEGDLFLVLAESDLVNIIKKSREQGLNLGQDVGLISYNETPLKEILDKGISTISTDFIHMGRSIANQILGTEDRMPIKNPFRLIVRRSL is encoded by the coding sequence ATGCTTGTCGACAAATCGGAAAGAATCCTTACGGATTCAAGGACCCCTAAGTATTTACAAGTAGTGAATTTGATCCTCGATGAAATTGAAAAAGGAAAACTAAACATCGGGGATCGAATTCCTTCTATTAATGAAACTAGTTTTGACTTCTTACTCTCCCGAGATACTGTAGAGAAAGCTTATAATGAGCTAAAGGACCGCGGTATCATCACATCGGTGAGAGGCAAGGGCTTCTATGTCAGTTCCACGAATGTTGAGAATAAACTAAAAGTTCTCCTTTTGTTCAACAAATTAAGCTCTTACAAGAAAATCATCTACTATTCCATCATAGAGACTCTTGGAGATAATGCTACGGTAGATATGCATATTCACCATTATAATGTGAACCTGCTGGAAGATTTGCTGCATCAAAGCATGGGGAAATACAATTATTATGTTGTAGCCCCTCATTTCTTTGACAAAGACACACACCCTGTGACTGGATACGAGCTTTTAAAGAAAATCCCAAAGGATAGGATGTTGATTATGGATCGAGCTGTAAAAGGCCATGAAAACGAATTCCCAGGGATTTTTCAGGATTTTGCAAAAGATATTTTCGCTGCACTAGAATCTGGGCTAAGCCATTTAAGGAAGTATAAAAGAATGATCTTGGTGTTTCCAAAAGGGGATATGTATCCTGTGGAAATTGTGGATGGATTCAAACGTTTTTGTTTTTTCCACGATTTTGAAAACCTGATCTTGGATGGAATTGATGATGAGCCTCTTTATGAAGGTGATCTTTTCTTGGTATTAGCTGAGTCAGATCTGGTGAATATCATCAAGAAGTCCAGAGAACAAGGCTTGAATCTGGGACAGGATGTTGGTTTGATTTCATACAATGAAACTCCCTTAAAAGAGATTTTAGACAAAGGAATTTCTACCATTTCCACAGATTTTATCCATATGGGAAGGTCTATTGCCAACCAAATTTTAGGAACAGAAGATCGAATGCCAATCAAAAATCCTTTTAGACTTATCGTCAGAAGATCTCTCTAA
- a CDS encoding FGGY-family carbohydrate kinase — translation MNKISVTAIFDIGKTNKKFFLFDQDLEVVYQTYHRLEPGVDEDGFQSEPIDELKDWMIDTFNKARQMEEFEITRINFTSYGATLVHTDENGQPVTPLYDYLKPYPEELLDQFYKEQGGRMVFCTTTASPPLAMLNSGLQLYFLKNEKPEQFKKIKHTFHLPQYLSSIFTGKFVSDFTSIGCHTGLWDFKKQEYHKWLKENEVLDLLLPAMNSSSIFKTLPEFGEIPSGIGVHDSSSALLPYLKRENEPFMLLSTGTWAISINPFNKSPLTESELLKDCLQFIGITGDPIKISRLFIGEEHKYQVEKMYEFFQKPMGTYKKLAFEEYRFNQVKSKPNRVRFHYLKPEAYGLTQAESMNFEEFEDFEDAYYSFIHELTDLQIAALKLVWANSSVSRMFIDGGFNANEIFVGMLRKKLPELEILTSDFALGTALGAALLVQPDFKPPVI, via the coding sequence ATGAATAAAATTTCAGTAACCGCTATTTTCGATATTGGGAAGACCAATAAAAAATTCTTTCTATTTGATCAAGACTTAGAAGTAGTATATCAAACTTACCACAGACTGGAGCCAGGGGTAGATGAAGATGGTTTCCAATCTGAACCAATTGACGAGTTGAAAGACTGGATGATTGATACATTCAACAAAGCTCGTCAAATGGAAGAGTTCGAAATTACTCGAATTAATTTCACGAGTTATGGGGCTACCCTCGTTCATACAGATGAAAATGGGCAGCCTGTCACTCCTTTATATGATTATTTAAAACCATACCCAGAGGAACTCTTAGATCAGTTTTACAAAGAACAGGGGGGCAGAATGGTGTTTTGTACCACCACAGCCTCTCCTCCTTTGGCCATGCTGAATTCAGGTCTTCAGCTTTATTTCCTAAAGAATGAAAAACCTGAACAATTCAAAAAAATCAAACATACGTTCCATTTACCTCAGTACCTGAGTTCCATCTTTACCGGGAAATTTGTATCTGATTTCACCAGCATTGGATGTCATACGGGCCTTTGGGATTTTAAAAAGCAAGAATATCATAAATGGTTGAAAGAAAATGAGGTTCTGGATTTGTTGCTTCCAGCAATGAATAGTTCTTCTATTTTCAAAACTTTACCAGAGTTTGGTGAAATCCCTTCTGGAATTGGAGTCCATGATTCTTCCTCAGCACTTCTACCCTATTTGAAAAGGGAAAATGAGCCATTTATGCTTTTGTCCACAGGAACTTGGGCGATTAGTATCAACCCGTTCAATAAGAGTCCTTTGACTGAGTCGGAATTATTGAAAGATTGCCTTCAGTTTATTGGGATTACGGGTGATCCTATCAAAATCAGCCGACTATTTATCGGCGAAGAGCATAAATACCAAGTAGAAAAGATGTATGAATTCTTCCAAAAGCCAATGGGTACATATAAGAAATTGGCATTTGAAGAGTATAGATTTAATCAGGTTAAATCTAAACCTAACCGAGTTCGGTTCCATTACCTAAAGCCTGAGGCCTATGGGTTAACGCAAGCCGAATCCATGAATTTTGAGGAATTCGAGGATTTTGAAGATGCTTATTACAGCTTTATTCACGAGTTGACGGACCTCCAGATTGCAGCACTTAAATTAGTTTGGGCAAACTCTTCGGTCTCAAGAATGTTTATAGATGGAGGGTTTAATGCCAATGAAATATTCGTAGGAATGTTGAGAAAAAAATTACCTGAATTAGAAATTCTGACCAGTGATTTTGCCTTAGGAACTGCCTTGGGAGCAGCTTTACTGGTTCAGCCAGATTTTAAACCACCGGTAATTTAA